One genomic segment of Aliarcobacter cibarius includes these proteins:
- a CDS encoding 4Fe-4S dicluster domain-containing protein, translated as MSEKIQVTTSLDGLDNQTFLISNTKDVKSEFVANEIDFYIKNSQDNLPNKISNVLELYEIAVTKYDLSQDISYSQEISKELLVVTNSEEQFKEFTKYLNKDDFDIYKINENILKSIEGHIGNLKVTVDSNGKDVVLNVSQIVWFDAKEEGLKQSGTFDPNLSSIEEVISEIKNNLNSYSYKKFTTYDKTICQYDGRRNVICGKCEEVCPTVAITKDDTTKTLTFSQIDCHGCGGCISVCPSGALDYAPTNKESLFEVSKFYKNKHPLIIPKKMDIENLEINLKEGVFPFAIEGEKFLHESSLLTLLQMSGSQIIFYSDFLSKGTNDAIRILNDICQKRYQKDAILVAMNKEELEIALKEVSFIENSYFNFNQEGLKKREIFSHRLQKIVANDNLGEVKTGEHIHYGKVEINQDTCTLCLVCVGACNVDALIAEPKDNTLRFNPSLCTSCGYCEVSCPETNCLTIKRDIIELEPNWFKDNILAQDKLFACVECGKEFATAKAIEKIAAIMSPIFSSDPVKERSLYCCADCKPKIMMQSYFNQKMEGLNNGK; from the coding sequence GTGAGTGAAAAAATCCAAGTTACTACAAGTTTGGATGGTTTAGACAATCAAACATTTTTAATATCGAACACAAAAGATGTAAAAAGCGAATTTGTTGCAAATGAGATAGATTTTTATATTAAAAATTCGCAAGACAATCTACCTAATAAAATATCAAATGTTTTAGAACTTTATGAAATAGCTGTAACAAAATATGATTTATCGCAAGATATCTCTTATTCTCAAGAGATTTCTAAAGAACTTTTGGTTGTTACAAATAGTGAAGAACAATTTAAAGAATTTACTAAATATTTAAATAAAGATGATTTTGATATTTATAAAATAAATGAAAATATACTTAAAAGTATTGAAGGACACATTGGAAATTTAAAAGTTACAGTTGATAGTAACGGTAAAGATGTTGTCTTAAATGTATCTCAAATAGTTTGGTTTGATGCAAAAGAAGAAGGATTAAAACAAAGTGGGACTTTTGATCCAAATTTATCTAGTATAGAAGAAGTAATTTCTGAAATAAAAAATAATTTAAATTCATACTCATATAAAAAATTTACAACTTATGATAAAACAATTTGTCAATATGATGGAAGAAGAAATGTTATTTGTGGAAAGTGTGAAGAGGTTTGTCCTACAGTTGCAATCACAAAAGACGACACTACAAAAACTTTAACTTTCTCTCAAATAGATTGTCATGGTTGTGGAGGATGTATCTCTGTTTGTCCAAGTGGAGCTTTAGATTATGCACCAACAAATAAAGAGAGTTTATTTGAGGTAAGTAAGTTTTATAAAAATAAACATCCTTTAATAATTCCAAAAAAAATGGATATTGAAAATTTAGAAATAAATTTAAAAGAAGGTGTTTTCCCATTTGCTATTGAGGGTGAAAAATTTTTACATGAATCTTCTCTTTTAACATTACTTCAAATGTCAGGTTCTCAAATTATCTTTTACAGTGATTTTTTGTCAAAAGGTACAAATGATGCTATTAGAATTTTAAATGACATATGTCAAAAAAGATACCAAAAAGACGCGATCTTAGTAGCAATGAATAAAGAAGAGTTAGAAATAGCTTTAAAAGAAGTATCTTTTATAGAAAATTCTTATTTTAATTTTAATCAAGAAGGTCTTAAAAAAAGAGAGATATTTTCTCATAGACTTCAAAAAATAGTTGCTAACGATAACTTAGGTGAAGTTAAAACTGGAGAGCATATTCATTACGGAAAAGTAGAGATAAATCAAGATACTTGTACATTGTGTCTTGTGTGTGTTGGTGCTTGTAATGTAGATGCTTTAATAGCAGAACCTAAGGATAATACATTAAGATTTAACCCTAGTCTTTGTACATCTTGTGGATATTGTGAAGTTTCTTGTCCTGAGACAAATTGTTTAACGATAAAAAGAGATATAATAGAGCTAGAACCAAATTGGTTTAAAGATAACATATTAGCTCAAGATAAACTTTTCGCATGTGTTGAGTGTGGAAAAGAGTTTGCAACAGCTAAGGCAATAGAAAAAATTGCGGCAATTATGAGTCCAATTTTTTCAAGTGATCCTGTAAAAGAGAGAAGTCTTTATTGCTGTGCTGATTGTAAACCAAAAATCATGATGCAAAGTTATTTTAATCAAAAAATGGAAGGATTAAATAATGGAAAATAA
- a CDS encoding TorD/DmsD family molecular chaperone: MENNQTIHKARALYYNFFANFFVLSPKMENYFELLRLLNILKDSALDDSSQSALNNISNLLDKDSNTALVQEFDDLFYNPTNKKIRLTASFYNDGVESGKKRVEMLDFVAKTKLRRDEKNFYEYEDSVGFIFSFMAELSNLIANGEKIYENTVHCVFAEILNGFVDDFAKEIYEYDKAKIYKELMVVLHSFIEFERLFLEVPKPLKKDRIVKKAEDNWGNISEEERNRREKNRALKALGPKY; encoded by the coding sequence ATGGAAAATAATCAAACAATACATAAAGCAAGGGCGCTGTATTATAATTTCTTTGCGAATTTTTTTGTACTTAGTCCTAAAATGGAAAATTATTTTGAATTATTAAGACTTTTAAATATATTAAAAGATAGTGCTTTAGATGATAGTTCACAATCAGCATTGAATAATATTTCAAATCTTTTAGATAAAGACTCAAATACAGCTTTAGTACAGGAGTTTGATGATCTTTTTTACAATCCAACTAATAAAAAAATTAGATTAACTGCTTCATTTTATAATGATGGGGTTGAGTCAGGTAAAAAACGAGTTGAGATGTTAGATTTTGTTGCAAAAACAAAGCTTAGAAGAGATGAAAAGAATTTTTATGAATATGAAGACTCAGTTGGTTTTATATTTTCTTTTATGGCTGAATTATCTAATTTAATTGCAAATGGTGAAAAAATATATGAAAATACTGTTCATTGTGTTTTTGCAGAAATTTTGAATGGTTTCGTAGATGATTTTGCAAAGGAAATTTATGAATATGATAAAGCAAAAATCTATAAAGAACTTATGGTGGTTTTACACTCATTTATTGAATTTGAAAGATTATTTTTAGAAGTTCCAAAACCATTAAAAAAAGATAGAATTGTAAAAAAAGCAGAAGATAATTGGGGAAATATTTCAGAAGAAGAAAGAAATAGAAGAGAAAAAAATAGAGCATTAAAAGCTTTAGGGCCAAAATACTAA
- a CDS encoding formate dehydrogenase subunit alpha, which yields MSANTYETLNAKVGRRSFMKMAAVATAFGVTSSFASTTATRTATEEEIKNPFPGSKMVKSICTACSVGCGIVAEVQNGVWVRQEVAQDHPVSLGGHCCKGSDMIDMVRSEVRVKHPMVKKDGKWQRISWDEALNGIASKLEDLRQKDGPDSVMFLGSAKFNNEQAYYFRKFAAMFGTNNIDHQARIUHSSTVAGVANTWGYGAMTNSLGDMQNSKAIIIFGANPAVNHPVGFQHFLKAKERNNAKIIVIDPRYTKTAAKADLYAQIRPGTDIPFMYGMLNIIFENGWHDKDFINDRVYGMADIMAEAKNWPIERVADVTGVKADLIMQITKLYASSKPGTLVWAMGLTQHSIGTSNTRMAPILQLALGNMGIAGGGANILRGHDNVQGATDLGCLSDSLPGYYGLAEGSWKYFASSWGVDFEWLKGRFKSPEWMGKNGFTLARWWAGVLAGNEGEDAIHNGGTNLKALFVMGNGITSTAQTKKVKEALDKLDIAVFCDPFVNEGAIITDKQNDVYILPAATQFETSGSVTATNRSGQWRYEVVKPMYESKPDQDVMFELAKRLGFYDQLIAGMDKGKDFVWPEDATNEISKVIKTIGLTGWTAERLKKHTDNWHMFDEISLAGYGEMAGEYYGLPWPCWTTKHSGSPNLYDISKPVKFGGMGFRNNFGLEHEGNNLLTPEGSAPVGGVQNIGYPEVTKDNIETVLKIVLTPEEKEKMGANWKVDKSNLIVEKCIEAGIAPYGNAKARAKVWGWADPIPKHREPLHSPRTDLVKDYPSFADKPNHFRVDTRYVSEQTKQDWAKDFPINLVTGRLVNLNGAGVENRASKYLAKLTPEMFCDINPDLAGRYGIRDGSMMWIHSPQGTRIKVKAKYSYSVTPDRIFIPFHFAGYMEGVDLTNKYPDGTLPYAVGESANTVTNYGYDIVTQIPETKGGLCQISRV from the coding sequence ATGTCAGCAAATACATATGAAACTTTAAATGCTAAAGTTGGTAGACGGTCATTTATGAAAATGGCTGCTGTTGCTACTGCATTTGGAGTTACATCATCTTTTGCTAGTACTACAGCTACAAGAACAGCGACAGAAGAAGAGATTAAAAATCCTTTTCCTGGTTCAAAAATGGTTAAATCTATTTGTACAGCGTGTTCAGTTGGTTGTGGGATTGTAGCAGAAGTTCAAAATGGAGTTTGGGTAAGACAAGAAGTTGCTCAAGATCATCCAGTATCATTAGGTGGACATTGTTGTAAAGGTTCTGATATGATCGATATGGTTAGATCCGAAGTTAGAGTTAAACATCCAATGGTTAAAAAAGATGGAAAATGGCAAAGAATTTCTTGGGATGAAGCTTTAAATGGGATTGCTTCAAAACTTGAAGATTTAAGACAAAAAGATGGACCAGATTCAGTAATGTTCCTAGGTTCAGCGAAATTTAATAACGAGCAAGCATATTATTTTAGAAAATTTGCTGCTATGTTTGGAACAAATAATATAGATCACCAAGCTAGAATTTGACATAGCTCAACAGTTGCCGGTGTGGCAAATACATGGGGTTATGGTGCTATGACAAATTCTTTAGGAGATATGCAAAACTCTAAAGCTATTATAATTTTTGGAGCAAATCCAGCTGTTAATCATCCAGTTGGTTTTCAACATTTCTTAAAAGCAAAAGAAAGAAATAATGCAAAAATTATTGTTATAGATCCAAGATATACAAAAACAGCTGCAAAAGCTGATTTATATGCACAAATTAGACCAGGTACTGATATTCCATTTATGTATGGAATGTTAAATATTATATTTGAAAACGGTTGGCATGATAAAGATTTCATAAATGATAGAGTTTATGGTATGGCAGATATTATGGCTGAAGCTAAAAACTGGCCGATTGAAAGAGTTGCTGATGTTACTGGAGTAAAAGCAGATTTAATTATGCAAATTACTAAATTATATGCATCATCAAAACCAGGAACTTTAGTATGGGCTATGGGGCTTACTCAACACTCTATTGGTACTTCTAATACAAGAATGGCACCAATATTACAACTTGCACTTGGTAACATGGGAATTGCTGGTGGTGGAGCTAATATTTTAAGAGGTCATGATAATGTTCAAGGTGCAACAGATTTAGGTTGTTTATCTGATTCATTACCAGGATATTATGGTTTAGCTGAAGGTTCATGGAAATATTTTGCTTCTTCATGGGGAGTTGATTTTGAATGGCTAAAAGGAAGATTTAAATCACCAGAATGGATGGGTAAAAATGGATTTACATTAGCTAGATGGTGGGCTGGAGTTTTAGCCGGAAATGAAGGTGAAGATGCTATTCATAATGGTGGAACAAATTTAAAAGCTTTATTTGTAATGGGTAATGGAATTACTTCAACTGCTCAAACAAAAAAAGTAAAAGAAGCATTAGATAAGCTTGATATTGCAGTATTCTGTGATCCATTTGTAAACGAAGGTGCTATTATCACTGATAAACAAAATGATGTTTATATTTTACCTGCTGCAACACAATTTGAAACTTCAGGTTCAGTTACAGCAACAAATAGAAGTGGTCAGTGGAGATATGAGGTTGTAAAACCAATGTATGAATCAAAACCAGATCAAGATGTCATGTTTGAATTAGCTAAAAGATTAGGTTTCTATGACCAACTAATAGCTGGTATGGATAAAGGTAAAGATTTTGTTTGGCCTGAAGATGCAACAAATGAAATATCAAAAGTAATAAAAACTATTGGACTTACAGGATGGACAGCTGAAAGACTTAAAAAACATACTGACAATTGGCATATGTTTGATGAAATTTCATTGGCTGGATATGGTGAAATGGCTGGAGAATATTATGGATTACCTTGGCCATGTTGGACAACAAAACATTCAGGAAGCCCAAATTTATATGATATTAGTAAACCAGTTAAATTTGGTGGTATGGGATTTAGAAATAATTTCGGATTAGAACATGAAGGTAATAACCTTTTAACTCCAGAAGGTTCTGCACCAGTTGGGGGAGTTCAAAATATTGGATATCCTGAAGTTACTAAAGATAATATTGAAACAGTTTTAAAAATTGTTTTAACTCCTGAAGAAAAAGAGAAAATGGGTGCAAACTGGAAAGTTGACAAATCGAATCTAATTGTTGAGAAATGTATTGAAGCTGGAATTGCTCCTTATGGAAATGCAAAAGCTAGAGCTAAAGTTTGGGGATGGGCAGATCCGATTCCAAAACATAGAGAACCTTTACATTCACCAAGAACAGATTTAGTTAAAGATTATCCGAGTTTTGCTGACAAACCAAATCACTTTAGAGTTGATACTAGATATGTTAGTGAACAAACAAAACAAGATTGGGCTAAAGATTTCCCTATAAATCTAGTAACAGGAAGATTAGTAAATCTAAATGGTGCAGGTGTTGAAAATAGAGCTAGTAAATATTTAGCAAAATTAACTCCTGAAATGTTCTGTGATATTAATCCTGATTTAGCAGGAAGATATGGAATTAGAGATGGTTCTATGATGTGGATTCACTCTCCTCAAGGAACTAGAATTAAAGTTAAAGCGAAATATTCATATTCTGTAACTCCAGATAGAATATTTATTCCATTCCATTTTGCAGGTTATATGGAAGGTGTTGATTTAACTAACAAATATCCAGACGGAACATTACCTTATGCAGTTGGTGAGAGTGCAAATACTGTTACAAACTATGGTTATGACATAGTTACACAAATCCCTGAAACAAAAGGTGGATTGTGTCAGATTTCAAGAGTTTAG
- the fdh3B gene encoding formate dehydrogenase FDH3 subunit beta: MSNNKINFARMKFYCDENRCIHCDGCSVACSSAHELPVGISRRKVITVNEGKQGMEFSLSVACMHCTDAPCEQVCPVDCFYIRDDGIVLHDKDKCIGCSYCLYACPFGAPQFPKDGAFGTKGVMDKCTMCAGGPDETNSEHERELYGQNRIAEGKVPVCAAMCSTKALLVGDAESISNIYRERVMSLGHGPHSTPYGWDKAYGK; this comes from the coding sequence ATGAGTAATAATAAAATTAATTTTGCAAGAATGAAATTCTATTGTGATGAAAATAGATGTATTCATTGTGATGGATGTTCAGTTGCTTGTTCTTCAGCTCACGAATTACCTGTTGGAATTAGTAGAAGAAAAGTAATAACTGTAAATGAGGGTAAACAAGGAATGGAATTCTCTTTATCTGTTGCATGTATGCACTGTACAGATGCCCCTTGTGAACAAGTTTGTCCAGTAGATTGTTTCTATATTAGAGATGATGGTATTGTTTTACATGATAAAGATAAGTGTATTGGTTGTTCATATTGTTTATATGCATGTCCTTTTGGTGCTCCACAATTTCCTAAAGATGGTGCATTTGGTACAAAAGGTGTTATGGACAAGTGTACAATGTGTGCAGGTGGACCTGATGAAACTAATAGTGAACATGAAAGAGAACTTTATGGTCAAAATAGAATTGCTGAAGGTAAAGTTCCTGTATGTGCCGCTATGTGTTCGACAAAAGCGTTATTAGTTGGAGATGCTGAATCAATTTCAAATATTTATAGAGAAAGAGTTATGTCTTTAGGACATGGACCACACAGTACTCCATATGGTTGGGACAAAGCATATGGAAAGTAA
- a CDS encoding cytochrome b/b6 domain-containing protein, producing the protein MESKSFLSEYKAYLIIGFLFILLTYWYFWLATIADINYVYQFLMQMLKGNFTGQVVPFDTLTHYQQMEVGLFGPRYDAIAPEVIRAFEERQHLLPIVFAFEFVLFLIMFIVAKGRKQAKITRENDKVQVYSLFQRVVLLLNIVIMIYLFITGFSITFGNWTGGGYIPRLMRATHEVVGVAWIPVWLFVTVIAFKDHKYFIRPSSKIWHKIFLRGKYEPMNRINYYMYVAFGFLLVFSGFIIWYMFPDAATHAQTIQIKRFILFIHFMGSAIISFFTFETVYSYFVSVKGYIPGVITGKLPVEYLEQLRPDVLEEDKDLLKR; encoded by the coding sequence ATGGAAAGTAAAAGTTTTCTAAGTGAATATAAGGCCTATTTAATTATAGGTTTTCTATTCATCCTTTTGACTTATTGGTATTTTTGGTTAGCAACAATTGCTGATATAAATTATGTATATCAGTTTTTAATGCAAATGTTGAAAGGTAATTTCACTGGACAAGTTGTTCCATTTGATACTTTAACACACTATCAACAAATGGAAGTAGGACTTTTTGGACCAAGATATGATGCAATAGCACCAGAAGTTATAAGAGCATTCGAAGAGAGACAACACTTACTACCAATAGTATTTGCATTCGAGTTTGTATTGTTTCTTATAATGTTTATTGTTGCAAAAGGAAGAAAACAAGCAAAAATTACAAGAGAAAATGATAAAGTTCAAGTATATTCACTTTTTCAAAGGGTTGTTCTTTTATTAAATATTGTAATAATGATTTATCTGTTTATTACAGGTTTTTCAATAACATTTGGAAATTGGACAGGTGGAGGATATATTCCTAGACTTATGAGAGCAACACACGAAGTTGTAGGTGTAGCTTGGATTCCAGTTTGGTTGTTTGTAACTGTAATTGCATTTAAAGATCATAAATATTTTATAAGACCAAGTTCAAAAATATGGCATAAGATTTTCTTAAGAGGAAAATATGAGCCTATGAATAGAATAAACTACTATATGTATGTAGCTTTTGGATTTTTACTTGTATTTAGTGGATTTATAATCTGGTATATGTTCCCAGATGCAGCAACGCATGCTCAAACAATTCAGATAAAAAGATTTATTCTATTTATCCATTTTATGGGTAGTGCTATTATTTCATTCTTTACATTTGAAACAGTATATTCATATTTTGTTTCAGTAAAAGGTTATATTCCCGGTGTTATAACAGGTAAATTACCTGTCGAATACTTAGAACAATTAAGACCTGATGTATTAGAAGAAGATAAAGATTTATTAAAAAGATAG
- the fdhD gene encoding formate dehydrogenase accessory sulfurtransferase FdhD, with protein MSDNTKYLKKVLIEKLIENEAQMVEDVTIEESRLNLFLNGEKTISMMCIPKDQDAHAIGFLMSENVISSIADIEELTISSDGLRVDVKAKIDENSLQNLYKEKTLVSGCGGGVTGNVEGSLEIPFNQTSFKIKPETIYTEVKKFYQESELYLLTGCVHKAMIYLLDGTTVTAEDIGRHNAIDKAIGKCKLQGLDTTQSILFVSGRLSSEMVTKAVMHKIPIVVSRTAPTHLGVQTAHKHGLTLIGFARGKKMNLYTHSGRIDV; from the coding sequence ATGAGTGACAACACAAAATATTTAAAAAAAGTACTAATAGAAAAACTTATAGAAAATGAAGCTCAAATGGTTGAAGATGTGACTATCGAAGAGTCACGTTTAAATCTTTTTTTAAATGGAGAAAAAACAATATCTATGATGTGTATTCCAAAAGACCAAGATGCTCATGCAATTGGGTTTTTAATGAGTGAAAATGTAATATCTTCTATTGCTGACATAGAAGAATTAACAATTAGCTCTGATGGATTAAGAGTAGATGTTAAAGCAAAAATAGATGAGAATTCCCTACAAAATCTATATAAAGAAAAAACTCTAGTAAGCGGATGTGGAGGAGGAGTTACAGGAAATGTTGAAGGAAGTTTAGAAATTCCATTTAATCAAACTTCTTTTAAAATTAAACCAGAGACTATCTACACAGAAGTTAAAAAGTTTTATCAAGAAAGTGAACTATATTTACTAACAGGTTGTGTACATAAGGCCATGATTTACCTACTTGATGGCACAACAGTAACAGCTGAAGATATAGGAAGACACAATGCAATTGATAAAGCCATAGGAAAATGTAAACTTCAAGGACTTGATACTACTCAATCAATTTTATTTGTTAGTGGAAGATTAAGTTCGGAGATGGTTACAAAAGCAGTTATGCATAAAATCCCAATTGTTGTTTCAAGAACTGCACCAACTCATTTAGGAGTACAAACTGCACATAAACATGGACTTACACTTATTGGATTTGCAAGAGGTAAAAAAATGAACCTTTATACACATAGCGGAAGAATAGATGTCTAG
- a CDS encoding winged helix-turn-helix domain-containing protein → MEVKVKVWIEDENKNLIFGHGKTEILEQIEKTGSISKASQEIGMNYKKAWSHIKILEEFIEDDLVVVKQGRGEDSGTKLTLKAKELIELYKTLNNDIKDYSEKRFKELFLDNLSIKIKKG, encoded by the coding sequence ATGGAAGTAAAAGTTAAAGTTTGGATAGAAGATGAAAATAAAAATCTTATTTTTGGTCATGGAAAAACTGAAATATTAGAACAAATAGAAAAAACAGGTTCTATTAGTAAAGCTTCTCAAGAAATTGGTATGAATTATAAAAAAGCTTGGTCTCATATAAAAATTTTAGAAGAGTTTATAGAAGATGATTTAGTAGTTGTAAAACAAGGAAGAGGTGAAGATAGTGGAACTAAACTTACACTAAAAGCCAAAGAATTAATTGAGCTTTACAAAACTTTAAATAATGATATAAAAGACTATTCTGAAAAGAGGTTTAAAGAATTATTTTTAGATAATTTGTCGATAAAAATAAAAAAAGGATGA
- a CDS encoding molybdopterin molybdotransferase MoeA, giving the protein MHDKLNYLDFENAIFKSLELVNPTQLCELIPINNSIGRVLSSDIICKKNLPAFNNSAMDGFAIKFCDAGKTLKIKKSIFAGDKIDDLKESLKENECYKIMTGSKVPSCVDTIIPIENCSFVSESSVKIPEDIKKGSNLRFKGEEQKEGDVILKKGEVINSSIIALLASQGIMIVEVYKKITIAILSTGNELKEPWENSTDEEIYNCNSYALISQLKEKNFEATYCGVIPDDLEKSVEFIRNLKNYDVIISTGGISMGDADFVGEAFLKNGLDIAFHGVNIKPGRPIMMGKMRDSLVICLPGNPLTAMINIYLFVIPMLKKLQGEVFINHGFVKATNKNEFKTKKGRVNIVLGKVKNSIFEVARANKYGSGMITVLYESNAILVTSEEVSSINENQEVKLILLDGHFFDDKVNFLN; this is encoded by the coding sequence ATGCACGATAAACTCAATTATTTAGATTTTGAAAATGCAATTTTTAAAAGTCTAGAGCTAGTAAATCCAACTCAACTTTGTGAGCTGATTCCAATAAATAATTCTATAGGAAGAGTTTTAAGTAGTGACATAATTTGTAAAAAAAATCTTCCAGCTTTTAATAATTCAGCAATGGATGGTTTTGCAATAAAATTTTGTGATGCAGGAAAAACTCTTAAGATAAAAAAATCTATTTTTGCAGGTGATAAAATAGATGATTTAAAAGAGAGTTTAAAAGAAAATGAATGTTATAAAATAATGACGGGATCAAAAGTTCCTTCTTGCGTTGATACTATTATTCCTATTGAAAATTGTTCTTTTGTCTCTGAAAGTAGTGTAAAAATACCAGAAGATATAAAAAAAGGTTCAAATTTAAGATTTAAAGGTGAAGAACAAAAAGAAGGTGATGTAATTTTGAAAAAAGGAGAAGTTATAAACTCTTCAATTATTGCACTTTTGGCTTCACAAGGGATAATGATTGTAGAAGTTTATAAAAAAATAACTATTGCAATATTATCAACGGGAAATGAGCTTAAAGAACCTTGGGAAAATTCAACTGATGAAGAGATATATAATTGTAACTCTTATGCTCTTATTTCTCAACTAAAAGAAAAAAATTTTGAAGCAACATATTGTGGTGTTATTCCTGATGATTTAGAAAAATCTGTAGAGTTTATTAGAAATCTAAAAAATTATGATGTAATAATAAGTACTGGTGGTATCTCTATGGGAGATGCTGATTTTGTTGGTGAAGCTTTTCTAAAAAATGGTTTAGACATAGCTTTTCATGGAGTAAATATAAAACCTGGAAGACCTATTATGATGGGAAAAATGAGAGATAGTTTAGTTATTTGTCTTCCTGGAAATCCATTGACAGCTATGATAAATATATATTTGTTTGTAATTCCTATGTTAAAAAAACTTCAAGGAGAAGTTTTTATAAATCATGGATTTGTAAAAGCTACAAATAAAAATGAGTTTAAAACCAAAAAAGGGAGGGTAAATATAGTTTTAGGAAAAGTCAAAAATTCAATTTTTGAAGTAGCAAGAGCAAATAAATATGGTTCAGGAATGATTACTGTACTTTATGAAAGCAATGCTATTTTAGTTACTTCTGAAGAGGTTTCAAGTATAAATGAAAATCAAGAAGTAAAACTAATTTTACTAGATGGACATTTTTTTGATGATAAGGTAAATTTTTTAAATTAA
- a CDS encoding substrate-binding domain-containing protein produces MKKFLLSLGLSSIVAGGLFADTLMMATTTSTEDTGLLDSLAPKFEKETGNTLKWVSTGSGKALKMGENCDVDVLLVHSPASEKKFVADGFGVDRKEVMYNDFVIIGPKNDPVKISGMTTADAFKKIQDEKANFISRGDSSGTHQKELNVWEKVSQKVPEKDNWYIQSGQGMIATINMAAEKNGYTLTDRGTWIKYESQKGDTNNMKIVVENDNVLFNQYSVIAINKDKCPNVKFDLAKEFSNWIVKDETQKFIGDFKLLNKPLFTPNAKK; encoded by the coding sequence ATGAAAAAGTTTTTATTAAGTTTAGGATTAAGTTCAATTGTTGCAGGTGGTCTATTTGCGGATACTTTAATGATGGCTACTACAACTAGTACAGAAGATACAGGACTTCTTGATTCTTTAGCTCCAAAATTTGAGAAAGAAACAGGTAATACTCTAAAATGGGTATCAACAGGATCAGGAAAAGCTCTTAAAATGGGAGAAAATTGTGATGTAGATGTACTTTTAGTGCATTCACCAGCAAGTGAGAAGAAATTTGTAGCAGATGGATTTGGAGTAGATAGAAAAGAGGTTATGTATAATGATTTTGTAATCATTGGACCAAAAAATGATCCAGTAAAAATATCTGGTATGACAACAGCAGATGCATTCAAAAAAATACAAGATGAAAAAGCAAATTTCATAAGTAGAGGAGATAGTTCAGGTACTCACCAAAAAGAGTTAAATGTGTGGGAAAAAGTTAGTCAAAAAGTTCCAGAAAAAGATAATTGGTATATTCAATCTGGGCAAGGTATGATAGCTACAATTAATATGGCAGCTGAAAAGAATGGATATACATTAACAGATAGAGGGACTTGGATAAAATACGAATCTCAAAAAGGTGATACTAATAATATGAAAATTGTTGTTGAAAATGACAATGTATTATTTAATCAATATAGTGTAATAGCTATAAATAAAGATAAGTGTCCAAATGTAAAATTTGATTTAGCAAAAGAGTTTTCAAATTGGATTGTTAAAGATGAAACACAAAAATTTATTGGCGATTTTAAGCTTTTAAATAAACCTTTATTTACACCAAATGCAAAAAAATAA
- a CDS encoding ABC transporter permease, whose protein sequence is MSLLVDGFKEAINLLTIGDESVYSAIITTITVSSWSIFISLIIGLPLGFLLGYYNFYGKTVIKTIVDTLLAFPTVVIGLIVYTSLSQAGFFGEYNLLFTQKAIIIGQIFLGLPIIIALTAAQVEMVDKRMYLSLKGLGANSYEILKATLIEAKFGLMTAAMTAYGRIITEIGISMMVGGNIKYYTRTITTAISLETGKGEFVTGIALGLVLFAVALIVNISLAFLKRRWVS, encoded by the coding sequence ATGAGTCTATTAGTAGATGGTTTTAAAGAGGCTATAAATTTATTGACTATTGGTGATGAAAGTGTTTATTCAGCAATAATCACAACAATAACAGTATCTTCATGGTCAATATTTATTAGTTTAATTATTGGCCTTCCTTTAGGGTTTTTGTTAGGATATTATAATTTTTACGGCAAAACAGTAATCAAAACTATAGTAGACACTCTTTTAGCTTTTCCAACAGTTGTTATTGGGCTTATAGTTTATACAAGCCTTTCTCAAGCAGGATTTTTTGGAGAATATAATTTACTTTTTACTCAAAAAGCAATAATTATAGGACAGATTTTTTTAGGATTACCTATAATAATTGCTTTAACAGCAGCACAAGTTGAGATGGTAGACAAAAGAATGTATTTATCTTTAAAAGGTCTTGGTGCAAATTCTTATGAAATTCTAAAAGCTACTTTAATAGAAGCCAAGTTTGGTCTTATGACAGCTGCAATGACCGCTTATGGAAGAATAATAACTGAAATTGGTATTTCAATGATGGTTGGTGGAAATATTAAATATTATACAAGAACAATCACAACAGCAATATCTTTAGAAACAGGTAAAGGTGAATTTGTAACTGGAATTGCTTTAGGATTAGTACTTTTTGCAGTTGCACTTATTGTAAATATCTCTTTAGCCTTTTTGAAAAGGAGATGGGTTTCATGA